In the genome of Quercus robur chromosome 3, dhQueRobu3.1, whole genome shotgun sequence, one region contains:
- the LOC126717438 gene encoding chitinase-like protein 2, whose amino-acid sequence MLRAKMEYKCSVILTKALILFVLVNCVHSAAAAVSRRPVTYGSKDPNRPCVACHATCPGRSRYSRKTCTNCHTYTSRCCDGVINDYFQNEQFENLFSNRDSLEAHAKGFWDYHSFIAASAHYQPYGFGTTYINSTFFGTKEVAAFLAHVGTRTSCGNKVASKEPLEWGLCYNKEINSNSNNYCDEHVKNIYPCAPGVAYYGRGALPIYWNYNYGEVSKDLKVDLLNHPEYIEQNATLSFQVAIWRWMTPIMEHQPSAHDVFTGYWKPTKNDSLAKRVSGFGATINVLYGDLVCGQGDNEFMNNIISHYLYYLDLMGVGREKAGPHEVLSCAEQVAFNPTPSSSP is encoded by the exons ATGTTACGTGCAAAGATGGAGTATAAATGTTCTGTAATCTTGACAAAGGCATTGATATTATTTGTGCTTGTCAATTGTGTCCACTCTGCAGCTGCAGCTGTGTCTCGACGGCCTGTTACATATGGAAGTAAAGATCCAAATAGGCCGTGTGTTGCGTGTCATGCTACGTGCCCAGGACGGTCGAGATATTCTCGAAAGACCTGTACTAACTGCCACACGTACACATCACGATGCTGTGATGGGGTCATTAATGACTATTTCCAGAACGAGCAGTTTGAGAACTTGTTCTCAAACCGGGACTCCCTTGAGGCCCATGCAAAGGGCTTTTGGGACTACCACTCTTTTATCGCTGCCTCTGCTCACTACCAGCCCTACGGCTTTGGTACTACCTACATCAACTCCACCTTCTTTGGAACCAAAGAAGTCGCAGCTTTTCTTGCCCATGTTGGCACCAGAACCTCCT GTGGAAATAAAGTGGCCAGTAAGGAACCATTAGAATGGGGTTTATGCTACAATAAGGAAATAAATTCCAACTCGAACAATTATTGTGATGAGCACGTCAAAAACATTTATCCTTGTGCTCCTGGAGTTGCATACTATGGCCGGGGTGCTTTGCCTATCTATtg GAACTACAATTATGGAGAAGTTAGTAAAGATCTGAAGGTGGATTTGTTGAACCATCCAGAATACATTGAACAAAATGCTACACTTAGCTTCCAAGTTGCAATTTGGAGGTGGATGACACCAATTATGGAGCATCAACCTTCAGCACATGATGTTTTTACTGGCTACTGGAAACCCACCAAGAATGACTCTCTCGCCAAGCGAGTTTCTGGTTTTGGAGCTACTATAAATGTGCTTTATGGAGATCTTGTTTGCGGTCAAGGTGATAATGAGTTCATGAACAACATCATATCCCATTACCTATATTACCTTGATCTTATGGGTGTTGGTCGAGAAAAAGCAGGGCCTCATGAAGTGCTCAGCTGTGCTGAGCAAGTTGCTTTCAATCCAACCCCTTCCTCATCTCCTTGA
- the LOC126719374 gene encoding uncharacterized protein LOC126719374, protein MLQIKNYDEVKDPLDHLESVKTLMLLQGVVDEIMCRAFLTTLRDPARIWFSRLTPNSISTFNDLSTQFASHFIKGHRYKKSTACLMSIRQREDETLRSYIACFNKEALSIDEANDKILVAVFTNGLRKGKFLFSLYENDPKTMSDVLYRTTKYMNVEDVLLAHKEKLKKRER, encoded by the coding sequence ATGCTGCAGATAAAAAACTACGACGAAGTCAAGGACCCTCTAGATCACTTAGAATCCGTCAAAACCCTAATGCTCCTTCAAGGAGTGGTAGAcgagatcatgtgtagggccttccttACCACACTAAGGGATCctgcaagaatttggttcagtagGTTGACGCCCAACTCCATCAGTACTTTCAACGACCTAAGCACCCAGTTCGCTTCACACTTCATCAAGGGACATAGATATAAGAAGTCAACCGCATGCCTCATGAGCATTAGGCAACGGGAGGATGAGACGCTGAGGTCTTATATAGCCTGCTTCAACAAGGAAGCACTCTCGATTGACGAAGCCAATGATAAGATACTCGTGGCAGTCTTCACGAACGGGCTACGAAAAGGTAAGTTTCTATTCTCCTTATACGAGAATGACCCGAAAACCATGTCGGATGTGCTTTACAGGaccaccaagtacatgaatgtTGAAGATGTGTTGTTGGCCCACAAGGAGAAGCTCAAGAAAAGAGAGAGGTAG